Genomic segment of Clostridium sp. Marseille-P299:
TATACCATAATAATATTTCTGAATTTTCATCCATCATTGCGGTAATACAGTAATGATCATTCTTAGGCAAAATAGTTAACCATTTTAATCCTTTATCGCAAACAATAATTTCTTCTCCGTTAAACTTCCATATCTGTGGCTCATCCACTTCTTCAATATCAATTAAACCTATGTAGCCATTCAATAACTTATTATTCACCGTAATACCCGTTATTTTTTTTGATTGAATGCATGTCCATTCCTCATAAGATAAACTACTTCTCTTCATATAAACTCCTTAAATTTACATTTATAGCTGAGGTAATTATATCCCAAT
This window contains:
- a CDS encoding DUF402 domain-containing protein, with amino-acid sequence MKRSSLSYEEWTCIQSKKITGITVNNKLLNGYIGLIDIEEVDEPQIWKFNGEEIIVCDKGLKWLTILPKNDHYCITAMMDENSEILLWYIDMIASQGMEDGIPYFDDLYLDLVVYPNGDIIEDDMDELIQALKENDINSKQYQLAIDTSDKLKSGLISNVNSFKEFTYACYEIINSDR